The following proteins are encoded in a genomic region of Archangium lipolyticum:
- a CDS encoding prenyltransferase: MNTHSPFKHLLALGRVKFLLYSPILYTVGAIIPTVSGGSIDASRFTHGVLFTWITHLMTHYCNEYYDLEPDRANTSPSPWTGGSRILVKGLMEPRLSLHIAYVLAGVSIVLALLMPTLSARLLCLGAIFFSWQYSAPPLKLEALGLGEFTVTLVLNTLVPLLGYCLQSGGLQPHTLLLVLIPLGIIEYIRMMVMNMADWESDATTWKKTLVVRIGIERAVRLHGVGMVVAYLSLIPLYLAGVPGVVLLAVATTAFMGLRYAWQLQRGAWKKKETMWIIPYVASTHNGLGGSAALIGMILLKPGFSFFALELFPLYLYLGGFILLSTLARRKRKHASAAPLDMTTG; the protein is encoded by the coding sequence ATGAACACGCATTCCCCCTTCAAGCACCTCCTGGCGCTCGGCCGAGTCAAGTTCCTGCTGTACAGCCCCATTCTCTACACGGTGGGCGCCATCATCCCCACCGTGTCGGGTGGCTCCATCGATGCCTCCCGCTTCACTCACGGTGTGCTCTTCACGTGGATCACCCACCTGATGACGCACTACTGCAATGAGTACTACGACCTGGAGCCTGACCGGGCCAACACCTCTCCCTCGCCATGGACAGGCGGCAGCCGGATCCTCGTGAAAGGGCTCATGGAGCCGAGACTCTCCCTGCACATCGCGTATGTGCTGGCCGGGGTGTCCATCGTGCTCGCACTGCTCATGCCGACCCTCAGCGCCCGCCTCCTGTGCCTGGGCGCCATCTTCTTCTCCTGGCAGTACAGTGCACCGCCGCTCAAGCTGGAGGCCCTGGGCCTGGGCGAGTTCACCGTCACCCTGGTCCTCAACACCCTCGTTCCGCTGCTCGGCTATTGCCTCCAGAGCGGCGGACTGCAACCGCACACACTGCTGCTGGTCCTCATCCCGCTCGGCATCATCGAGTACATCCGGATGATGGTCATGAACATGGCGGATTGGGAGAGCGACGCGACGACCTGGAAGAAGACCCTGGTGGTGCGCATCGGAATCGAGCGCGCCGTGAGGCTCCACGGTGTTGGAATGGTCGTGGCGTACCTCTCGCTGATTCCGCTCTACCTGGCGGGTGTCCCAGGCGTCGTCCTCCTCGCCGTGGCCACCACGGCATTCATGGGGTTGCGTTATGCCTGGCAGCTCCAGCGGGGGGCCTGGAAGAAGAAGGAGACGATGTGGATCATTCCCTACGTGGCTTCCACCCATAATGGGTTGGGAGGCTCCGCCGCGCTGATTGGGATGATCCTCCTCAAGCCCGGCTTCTCGTTCTTCGCCCTCGAACTCTTCCCTCTCTACCTCTATCTGGGAGGCTTCATCCTCCTGAGCACGCTGGCCCGCCGGAAGCGGAAGCATGCCAGCGCCGCGCCTCTCGATATGACGACTGGATGA
- a CDS encoding LysE family translocator — MQQTAHLWLFFVLVFGIIVLPGLDMAFVLASSLTGGRKAGLSAVAGIIAGGVCHVAAGATGVAVLLKVVPSAFNVLLWIGALYVAWIGISLFRSGAAFSAAPLGEKHPPAVTFRRGVLTCLLNPKAYLFMLAVFPQFVRPEYGPLWIQALVLGAIIAFNQAAVYGAIALVADGARGWLESNPAASVAAARLVGGLLLFAAVLTVLEGWRSA, encoded by the coding sequence ATGCAGCAGACCGCTCATCTGTGGCTGTTCTTCGTCCTGGTGTTCGGGATCATCGTCCTTCCTGGCCTCGACATGGCGTTCGTCCTCGCCAGTTCCCTGACGGGCGGCCGCAAAGCGGGTCTGTCGGCCGTGGCGGGAATCATCGCCGGTGGCGTCTGTCACGTGGCCGCCGGTGCCACGGGCGTCGCCGTGTTGCTGAAGGTCGTTCCTTCCGCATTCAACGTGTTGCTGTGGATCGGCGCCCTGTATGTGGCGTGGATCGGCATCTCCCTGTTCAGGAGCGGCGCCGCCTTCTCCGCGGCTCCCCTCGGGGAAAAGCACCCGCCCGCGGTCACGTTCCGCCGCGGCGTGCTGACCTGCCTCCTCAATCCGAAGGCCTACCTCTTCATGCTCGCCGTGTTCCCCCAGTTCGTGCGGCCGGAGTATGGGCCCCTCTGGATCCAGGCACTCGTGCTCGGCGCCATCATCGCGTTCAACCAGGCCGCCGTGTATGGCGCCATCGCGCTGGTCGCGGATGGGGCTCGCGGTTGGCTCGAGTCCAATCCCGCAGCCAGTGTCGCCGCCGCTCGGCTCGTCGGCGGTCTTCTGCTGTTCGCCGCTGTTCTGACCGTCCTGGAGGGCTGGCGCAGCGCTTGA
- a CDS encoding sensor histidine kinase, whose amino-acid sequence MPTSSRPRTPLARSTLIKMGVRIAIVIAISTLFSYLHMLQTLRSEALAQLEQHVAERGQREQAIFLLAEDNHVILKKALEEKLRAYQNEDVSARFDSLFALMPDGAIRNRPEHFDGTRMPCVYVPKGVPVDMDMRRRLLAGYEVLLQYGPAFHTRFTDTFITLPEDALVMYWPERPNWIFESDPTTSIIIQDFFPGSLPENNPKRETTWSPIYKEPVSQQAMSTVTTPLDMDGRHVASISHDVLIEQLMARTINDHLPGSYNIIFRGDGKLIVHPTLNEESIASQATEQQRAHLRSIVEQVRTRPPGQAVMKHPEHGEYLAVTRLRGPGWHFVTVLSESAVSRPAFQAARIILLLGMVSLLLELAIVSWVLQQQITHPLVAFTHATDRVAAGDFKVELDTTREDELGQLARSFRLMADQVQRREEELRQANEGLEHRVEERTRELKEVHQQLVQTARRAGMAEIATNVLHNVGNVLNSVYTSAQVARERMTEMKLEHVSRVANMLERRQTDLESFLTQDERGRHLMPFLNKLGQSLLDDRQEIVTLLDDVGRYTEHIGDIVKVQQNYARTPRVHEPVQLAELVEDALRINSAGLVRHQVKVERHLASLPSLLTDKHKTLMILVNLISNAKYAMDCVPASERRLIIKMEHTPDNHVRIAIHDNGQGIAPEMFTRIFQYGFTTREEGHGFGLHSSALAAQELGGSLAVHSEGQGLGATFTLQMPYLPAC is encoded by the coding sequence ATGCCGACATCCTCTCGACCCCGCACTCCCCTGGCTCGGTCCACGCTCATCAAGATGGGCGTGCGCATCGCCATCGTCATCGCGATAAGCACCCTCTTCAGCTACCTCCACATGCTCCAAACCCTGCGCTCCGAGGCCCTCGCGCAGTTGGAGCAGCATGTGGCGGAGCGCGGCCAGCGTGAGCAAGCCATCTTCCTGCTGGCCGAGGACAACCATGTCATCCTCAAGAAGGCCCTGGAGGAGAAGCTCCGCGCCTACCAGAACGAGGATGTGAGTGCTCGCTTCGACAGCCTGTTCGCGCTGATGCCCGATGGGGCGATCCGTAACCGTCCCGAGCACTTCGACGGAACGCGGATGCCCTGTGTCTACGTCCCCAAGGGCGTGCCCGTCGACATGGACATGCGCCGCCGGCTGCTGGCCGGGTACGAAGTGCTCCTCCAGTACGGGCCCGCATTTCATACGCGCTTCACGGACACCTTCATCACGCTGCCCGAGGACGCGCTCGTGATGTACTGGCCCGAGCGCCCCAACTGGATCTTCGAGAGCGACCCCACCACCTCGATCATCATCCAGGACTTCTTCCCCGGCAGCCTGCCCGAGAACAACCCGAAGCGGGAGACGACCTGGTCTCCCATCTACAAGGAGCCGGTCTCGCAACAGGCGATGTCCACGGTCACCACCCCCCTGGACATGGATGGCCGCCACGTCGCGTCGATCAGCCATGACGTCCTGATCGAACAGTTGATGGCTCGCACCATCAACGACCACCTGCCGGGCTCCTACAACATCATCTTCCGGGGGGACGGCAAGCTCATCGTCCATCCCACATTGAATGAGGAGAGCATCGCCAGCCAGGCCACCGAGCAACAGCGGGCCCACCTGCGGAGCATCGTCGAGCAGGTGAGGACGCGCCCACCCGGCCAGGCCGTGATGAAGCACCCGGAGCACGGTGAATACCTCGCCGTGACACGGCTGAGAGGCCCTGGCTGGCATTTCGTCACCGTATTGTCCGAAAGCGCGGTGTCCCGTCCCGCCTTCCAGGCAGCACGCATCATCCTGCTGCTCGGCATGGTGTCGCTGCTCCTCGAGCTGGCCATCGTGTCCTGGGTCCTCCAGCAGCAGATCACCCACCCGCTGGTCGCCTTCACCCATGCCACCGATCGCGTGGCGGCCGGGGACTTCAAGGTCGAGCTGGACACCACGCGCGAGGACGAGCTGGGGCAGCTGGCTCGCTCCTTCCGGCTCATGGCAGATCAGGTCCAGCGCCGCGAGGAGGAACTGCGCCAGGCCAACGAGGGGCTGGAGCATCGCGTCGAGGAGCGCACCCGGGAGCTCAAGGAGGTGCATCAGCAACTGGTGCAGACGGCTCGCCGCGCCGGTATGGCGGAGATCGCCACCAATGTGTTGCACAACGTCGGCAACGTGTTGAACAGCGTCTACACCTCGGCCCAGGTCGCCAGGGAGCGGATGACCGAGATGAAGCTCGAGCATGTGAGCCGCGTCGCCAACATGCTCGAGAGGCGCCAGACCGACCTGGAGTCCTTCCTCACCCAGGACGAGCGTGGGCGTCACCTCATGCCCTTCCTCAACAAGCTGGGACAGAGCCTGTTGGACGATCGCCAGGAGATCGTCACCCTGCTCGATGATGTGGGCCGGTACACCGAGCACATCGGTGACATCGTCAAGGTGCAGCAGAACTACGCGCGGACTCCTCGCGTGCATGAGCCGGTCCAGCTGGCGGAGTTGGTGGAGGATGCCTTGCGTATCAACTCGGCCGGGCTCGTCCGCCACCAGGTGAAGGTGGAGCGGCACCTGGCATCCCTTCCGTCGCTGCTCACCGACAAGCACAAGACCCTGATGATCCTGGTCAACCTGATCAGCAATGCCAAGTACGCCATGGACTGCGTGCCCGCGAGCGAGCGGCGACTCATCATCAAGATGGAGCACACCCCCGACAACCACGTCCGGATCGCGATCCACGACAATGGCCAGGGCATCGCGCCGGAGATGTTCACGCGCATCTTCCAGTATGGCTTTACCACCCGTGAGGAGGGACACGGGTTCGGGCTACACTCGAGCGCCCTGGCGGCCCAGGAGCTGGGAGGCTCACTCGCCGTCCACAGCGAGGGTCAGGGTCTCGGGGCCACCTTCACGCTGCAGATGCCCTATCTCCCGGCGTGTTGA
- a CDS encoding right-handed parallel beta-helix repeat-containing protein has translation MKILNRIRCVLMIASALLCVGNSAHAAVGATTPFVSYEAEAGRVGGGASVSSLTSPPTSQYSSPELEASGHAYVRLTGNGHYVQWVNNTGRNITAINVRACIPDAPNGGGITATLNLYVNGVFRQALTLSSKQTWLYEGNNNYQGNNQNPADGAPRVFFDDMHTFITGAPVPPGATISLQKDPANTASFYYIDVVDLEEPPPPLTQPANSLSITSCGAVANDSSVDNSSAIQNCINAAQSQGKSVWIPVGTFYVRTTGGINATGITIQGAGMWYSTIYRNMPLPNANPLGAIFNLTSCTVRNFALDSNAPSRAVVDGCGGGMDTTGANWLADGIWTQHTMSGFWASGTGGTIQNCRLTSIWADGFNLNNVSLTGTVGNNLTGRNNFVRGTGDDAIAINSVDYNGNQHYTPMSNATLLNNTSIAPWGGKGIGIYGGSGHLVKDNYISDTARYVGLGVMKFGVNGSDLLSGTVTGNTVVRSGGNGFVQQQPALHIGNGGDGQNVGTVANVTVSGNTVIDSLYNGVGFSTSSNILFENNTIVSPGLDGVVISPPFYPAPTGSATIRGNTVSGLKSGRYPFINYSNGFVATVTGNSWPDGGSRKLIPGTNVSLQAVGNGQYVCAEDSGNSPLVANRTAAGPWETFTVVDAGNGNIALLAQVNGQYVCAEDSGNSPLIANRTAVGPWETFTEVDAGNGNIALRAQNNGLYVSASNSGSGSLIANQASVGPWETFAVQIR, from the coding sequence ATGAAAATACTGAATCGGATTCGTTGTGTCCTGATGATCGCGAGCGCGCTTTTGTGCGTTGGCAACAGCGCCCATGCCGCCGTTGGAGCGACCACGCCCTTCGTGAGCTATGAGGCCGAGGCTGGAAGGGTGGGGGGCGGTGCTTCTGTCTCATCCCTGACGTCCCCGCCGACGTCGCAGTACTCGAGTCCAGAGTTGGAGGCCTCGGGCCATGCCTATGTCCGGCTCACGGGGAACGGACACTACGTCCAGTGGGTGAACAATACGGGCAGGAACATCACCGCGATCAACGTCCGCGCGTGCATTCCGGATGCACCGAACGGTGGCGGAATCACCGCGACGCTGAATCTTTACGTCAATGGGGTGTTCCGGCAGGCCCTCACCCTGAGCTCGAAACAAACCTGGCTCTATGAAGGCAACAACAACTATCAAGGCAACAATCAGAACCCCGCGGACGGCGCTCCACGCGTCTTCTTCGACGACATGCACACCTTCATCACGGGTGCGCCCGTCCCTCCAGGAGCCACGATCAGCCTCCAGAAGGATCCAGCGAATACGGCATCGTTCTACTACATCGACGTCGTCGATCTGGAAGAGCCTCCCCCGCCGCTCACCCAGCCGGCCAACTCCCTCTCCATTACCAGCTGCGGAGCCGTGGCCAACGACAGCAGCGTGGATAATTCAAGCGCCATCCAGAATTGCATCAACGCCGCCCAATCCCAGGGGAAGAGCGTGTGGATTCCCGTGGGCACCTTCTATGTCAGGACAACGGGAGGGATCAACGCGACGGGAATCACCATCCAGGGCGCGGGGATGTGGTACAGCACGATCTACCGCAACATGCCGCTTCCCAACGCGAACCCGTTGGGCGCCATCTTCAATCTCACGTCCTGCACGGTGCGAAACTTCGCCCTCGATTCGAACGCCCCCAGCAGGGCCGTCGTTGATGGCTGCGGCGGTGGCATGGATACAACGGGCGCCAACTGGCTGGCGGACGGTATCTGGACTCAACATACGATGTCCGGGTTCTGGGCCTCGGGTACCGGCGGAACCATCCAGAATTGCCGCCTCACGAGCATCTGGGCCGATGGGTTCAACCTCAACAACGTCAGCCTCACGGGAACCGTCGGCAACAACCTGACCGGTAGGAACAACTTCGTCCGAGGCACGGGCGATGACGCGATCGCCATCAACTCGGTGGACTACAACGGGAATCAGCACTACACGCCGATGTCCAACGCCACCCTGCTCAACAACACCTCGATCGCTCCATGGGGAGGGAAGGGGATTGGCATCTACGGTGGCAGCGGTCACCTGGTGAAGGACAACTACATCAGTGATACGGCGAGGTATGTCGGCCTGGGCGTGATGAAGTTTGGCGTGAACGGGTCGGATCTGCTCTCCGGGACGGTGACGGGGAACACCGTCGTACGCAGCGGCGGCAATGGCTTCGTCCAACAGCAGCCCGCCCTCCACATCGGCAACGGCGGCGATGGTCAGAACGTGGGCACGGTCGCGAACGTCACTGTCAGTGGGAATACCGTGATCGACTCCCTGTATAACGGGGTTGGCTTCTCGACGAGCTCCAACATCCTCTTCGAGAACAATACGATCGTTTCTCCGGGACTGGACGGGGTTGTCATTTCACCACCGTTCTATCCAGCTCCCACCGGGTCCGCGACGATTCGTGGCAATACCGTGAGTGGCTTGAAGTCCGGAAGATATCCGTTCATCAATTACTCGAACGGTTTCGTGGCCACCGTCACCGGAAACAGCTGGCCAGATGGTGGCTCCCGCAAGCTGATCCCCGGTACGAATGTTTCCCTCCAGGCCGTGGGCAACGGGCAGTACGTCTGCGCCGAGGATTCTGGGAACAGCCCGCTCGTCGCCAACCGCACAGCGGCCGGTCCGTGGGAGACCTTCACCGTGGTCGATGCTGGCAACGGGAACATCGCCCTCCTCGCCCAGGTCAACGGGCAGTACGTCTGCGCCGAGGATTCTGGGAACAGCCCGCTCATCGCCAACCGCACAGCGGTCGGTCCGTGGGAGACCTTCACCGAGGTCGACGCTGGCAACGGGAACATCGCCCTACGCGCCCAGAACAACGGGCTGTATGTCTCCGCCAGTAACTCCGGGAGCGGCTCGCTCATCGCCAACCAGGCCTCGGTCGGCCCGTGGGAGACCTTCGCCGTCCAGATTCGCTGA
- a CDS encoding helix-turn-helix transcriptional regulator yields the protein MSRPTTRVLTVLELLQTHGRMSGAELARRMEVDRRTVRRYIAMLEELGIPITAERGRDGAYMLVAGFKLPPMMFTEDEALALSVGLLAARGLGLAEAAPAVASAQAKLERVMPASLKRRVRAVDETVTLDLARSTAPGDNAALVALSAASQAQRRVRLLYRAAEHEETERDFDPYGLAWRAGRWYAVGICHLRNGLRSFRLDRVRSVQPLEVSFSRPEGFDALEHLTRAVATLPRAYAIEVLLETDLETARRGVFPAFGVLEQVEGGVLLRGQSDDLGWFARELARLPFAFEIQRPDALREELASCARRLLQQARGQRH from the coding sequence ATGTCCCGTCCCACGACACGCGTGCTCACCGTGCTCGAGCTGCTGCAGACCCATGGCCGGATGAGCGGCGCGGAGCTGGCGAGGCGGATGGAGGTCGATCGCCGGACGGTACGCCGCTACATCGCCATGCTGGAGGAGCTGGGCATCCCCATCACCGCCGAGCGCGGACGCGATGGCGCGTACATGCTCGTGGCCGGCTTCAAGCTGCCGCCGATGATGTTCACCGAGGATGAGGCCCTGGCCCTGTCGGTCGGACTGCTCGCGGCGAGAGGACTGGGGCTCGCGGAAGCGGCGCCCGCCGTGGCCAGTGCTCAAGCCAAGCTCGAGCGGGTGATGCCGGCCAGTCTGAAACGGCGCGTGCGCGCGGTGGACGAGACGGTGACGCTCGACCTTGCCCGCTCCACGGCGCCTGGAGACAACGCCGCACTGGTCGCGCTGAGCGCCGCGTCCCAGGCCCAGCGGCGCGTACGCCTGCTCTATCGCGCGGCGGAGCACGAGGAGACCGAGCGTGACTTCGACCCTTATGGGCTCGCCTGGCGGGCAGGGCGCTGGTACGCGGTGGGTATCTGCCATCTGCGCAACGGGCTGCGCTCGTTCCGGCTGGACCGGGTGCGGTCCGTGCAACCGTTGGAGGTGAGCTTCTCCCGCCCGGAGGGATTCGACGCGCTCGAGCACCTGACGCGCGCGGTGGCGACGCTGCCTCGCGCGTACGCCATCGAGGTGCTGCTCGAAACGGACCTCGAGACGGCGCGGCGTGGAGTGTTTCCCGCGTTCGGCGTGCTGGAACAGGTGGAGGGGGGCGTGCTGCTACGAGGCCAGAGTGATGACCTCGGCTGGTTCGCGCGAGAGCTGGCGCGGCTGCCCTTCGCCTTCGAGATCCAACGGCCGGATGCCTTGCGCGAGGAGCTCGCGTCGTGCGCCCGGCGATTGCTCCAGCAGGCCAGGGGCCAGCGCCACTGA
- a CDS encoding amidohydrolase family protein yields the protein MSRYPVRHLFLALALAAWGLGCEDDPTVVDADYALTHVTVIDAAGTPPQSDMTVLIKGKQIVALRKSDDIELPDGLKTVDLQGRYLMPGLADMHVHTQEMEQVFPLLHVVNGVTTVRDMDGSPFLLEWRRRIEEGRMLGPRMILGSTIIDGTPSLWQNSPVAHVSVGNEAEGREAVRQARAQGYDFIKVYSRLSREAYFGIADEARLQQMPFAGHCPDLVTNAEASEAGQASFEHLYGVMYATSSKEEELREQVGQITLRPDTITGYNTWFQQTHAVEWEAARTYSSAKGMQLFGQLAKNGSAQVPTLILHDVLDRMDLDMDDARLKYLPASVVAGWRWQLAEIYLRGRGEEESAQRRDLFNRRLALVGEMHRAGVRVMAGTDSTTPWVFPGFSLHDELELLVQAGLTPLQAIQAATLEPARYLGMQDSLGTVEQGKVADLLVLDANPLEDIRNTTRIHSVVVRGRYISAEERRELLSDLETLAGSM from the coding sequence ATGTCTCGGTATCCTGTACGTCACCTCTTCCTCGCCCTGGCGCTCGCCGCCTGGGGCCTCGGTTGCGAAGATGATCCGACCGTGGTCGACGCGGACTACGCCTTGACCCATGTCACGGTCATCGACGCCGCCGGAACCCCTCCGCAGTCCGACATGACGGTGCTCATCAAGGGCAAGCAAATCGTGGCGCTGCGCAAATCCGACGATATCGAGCTACCCGACGGGCTGAAGACCGTGGATCTCCAGGGCAGGTATCTGATGCCGGGATTGGCCGACATGCACGTCCACACCCAGGAGATGGAGCAGGTCTTCCCCCTGCTCCACGTGGTGAATGGAGTCACCACCGTCCGGGACATGGATGGCTCGCCCTTCCTGCTGGAGTGGCGACGCAGAATCGAGGAGGGGCGCATGCTCGGGCCCCGGATGATCCTCGGCAGCACCATCATCGACGGCACTCCGTCGCTCTGGCAGAACTCGCCGGTCGCCCATGTCTCGGTCGGCAACGAGGCCGAGGGCCGGGAGGCGGTTCGCCAGGCCAGGGCCCAGGGCTATGACTTCATCAAGGTCTACTCCCGGTTGTCGCGCGAGGCCTACTTCGGAATCGCCGACGAGGCCCGGCTGCAACAGATGCCCTTCGCCGGACACTGCCCGGATCTGGTCACCAACGCCGAGGCCAGCGAGGCGGGCCAGGCGAGCTTCGAGCACCTGTACGGAGTGATGTACGCGACGTCCTCCAAGGAGGAAGAACTTCGCGAGCAGGTCGGGCAGATCACGCTCAGGCCCGATACCATCACCGGCTACAACACCTGGTTCCAGCAGACCCACGCGGTGGAGTGGGAGGCGGCTCGCACCTACTCCTCCGCCAAGGGCATGCAGCTCTTCGGTCAGCTCGCGAAGAACGGGTCCGCCCAGGTTCCGACGCTGATCCTGCACGACGTCCTCGACCGGATGGACCTCGACATGGACGACGCACGGCTGAAGTACCTGCCGGCTTCGGTGGTGGCCGGCTGGAGGTGGCAGTTGGCGGAAATCTACCTGCGGGGCCGCGGCGAAGAAGAGAGCGCGCAGCGCCGCGACCTGTTCAATCGCAGGCTCGCCCTGGTGGGCGAGATGCACCGCGCCGGTGTGCGGGTGATGGCGGGAACCGACAGCACTACCCCCTGGGTGTTTCCGGGCTTCAGCCTTCACGACGAGTTGGAGCTCCTGGTCCAGGCCGGGCTCACGCCGCTGCAGGCGATTCAGGCCGCCACCCTCGAGCCCGCGCGGTATCTCGGCATGCAGGACTCACTGGGGACGGTGGAACAGGGAAAGGTCGCCGATCTCCTGGTGCTCGATGCCAACCCGCTGGAGGACATCCGCAACACCACGCGCATTCATTCCGTGGTGGTCCGGGGCCGGTACATCTCCGCCGAGGAGCGGCGGGAGCTCCTGAGCGACCTGGAGACGCTCGCCGGGAGCATGTAA
- a CDS encoding antibiotic biosynthesis monooxygenase: MKRSLAAALLSFSVAACGGSVPPPRPAPSELPSDDGCTRDTLEPDFQSSPLQGPAVDAQGKLVPGTYIMSSTYLRMRNTQEAQEEFQQLMGPINQTLEEQPGLVAIQFGSSTRCNTKRTFTIWKDEESMYQFVGSPAHTQAIARVSLVSRGGTSVTSWQDDERGATWEKALQQLASETRPTY, translated from the coding sequence ATGAAGCGCAGCCTCGCAGCAGCTCTGCTCTCCTTCTCCGTCGCCGCGTGTGGCGGCTCGGTGCCCCCGCCGCGGCCGGCACCTTCCGAGCTCCCCAGTGACGACGGCTGCACGCGCGACACGCTGGAGCCCGACTTCCAATCCAGTCCCCTCCAGGGCCCAGCGGTCGACGCCCAGGGCAAGCTCGTGCCCGGTACCTACATCATGAGCAGCACCTACCTGCGCATGAGGAACACACAGGAAGCCCAAGAGGAGTTCCAGCAGCTCATGGGCCCCATCAACCAGACCCTCGAGGAGCAACCGGGACTCGTGGCGATCCAGTTCGGTAGCTCCACGCGCTGCAACACGAAACGCACGTTCACCATCTGGAAGGACGAAGAATCGATGTACCAGTTCGTCGGCAGCCCCGCGCACACGCAGGCCATCGCTCGCGTGAGCCTGGTGAGCCGCGGCGGCACCAGCGTGACGAGCTGGCAGGACGACGAGCGAGGGGCGACCTGGGAGAAGGCGCTCCAGCAGCTCGCCTCGGAGACGCGTCCTACCTACTGA
- a CDS encoding ACT domain-containing protein, which produces MSGETRLETLLRSMKPVLREGEFVFCTTAGPPPDLAALEPVGLFHEDEGLTLILRRERAEAAGLACSAVFRMVTLSVHSSLEAVGFLAAITGRLAAHGISVNPVSAYYHDHLFVPAARATECLSLLAELSRGT; this is translated from the coding sequence ATGTCCGGAGAGACTCGGTTGGAGACGCTGCTGAGGTCGATGAAGCCGGTGCTGCGCGAGGGCGAGTTCGTCTTCTGCACCACCGCCGGGCCCCCGCCCGACCTGGCGGCGCTCGAGCCCGTGGGGCTCTTCCACGAGGACGAGGGGCTGACACTCATCCTCCGCCGCGAGCGGGCCGAGGCCGCCGGGCTCGCGTGCTCGGCCGTCTTCCGGATGGTGACTCTCTCGGTGCACTCGAGCCTGGAGGCGGTGGGCTTCCTCGCCGCCATCACTGGCCGTCTGGCCGCCCACGGCATCAGCGTCAACCCCGTGTCCGCCTACTATCATGACCACCTCTTCGTGCCCGCTGCCCGGGCCACCGAATGTCTGTCATTGCTCGCGGAGCTGTCGCGAGGGACCTGA